In the genome of Chelmon rostratus isolate fCheRos1 chromosome 12, fCheRos1.pri, whole genome shotgun sequence, the window CACGGACTGATGTTCACACATTccaatgtctcattttgttgcAGGGTTTTGTCTTTTCGTTGGCAACCTGAACAACGCGAAAACATTTGAAGAAGTCAAAGATTCATTAGCAACTTACTTCATGACACAAAGTCTCCTGGTGCAAGACATCAGATTAGACCGGTCCAAGTGAGTACGCTGCTTAAATGCCATCTTTGGCCAGGTAGGCCAAGTAGGTGCATTTGGCATTGATTGTCTCATCCACTTCAAATGAATATCACTGCTACATTTAACACTACCTAAACTCAAAGTGaatgttttgctgttgtagAAAGCATGCACATGTAGATTTGGCCTCTGAGATGGACTTGACCAAAGCCTTGACGTTAAATGGAGAGACGGTGCTTGATAAGCCGATGAAGATCGACAAAGCAAAGGTCAAAAGTGAGGACACGCTGAAGGTGAAAGCTTCAGCGGAGGACAAGAAAGGTAACGCGACAAAATATAGTTTTAGTACACATGAATTGAAATTCTACGCTACTTTCCGTCATtaactgtttaaaaaatataGATTGTCACTTGAGGACTGCTCTGATTTTAGCAACCAGAGATGGCAGATGCTTGTTTCTGAAGAACGTCCCGTACAGTGCAACCAAAAAAGACATTATGAAAATCTTCCGCAAGGCCGTCGCCGTCAGGTTTCCTGGTGGATCTGAAAGCCCAAACACAGGGTGAGAGCTTTGAAAACCTGCGTTGTGGTGTCTCAATGTGGAAAACATGCGCTATTCATTATATCTAGTAATGCAATGGTTATGTTCATTTGGAAATATATGCATTTAGTATGATAGATATCACATCTGTAATGTGTACTGAATTAAATTCCCTGATCTTTCAACAGTATTGCCTTTGTggagtttaaaaataaaaccattgcAAAGAAAGTACAGCAGAAAAAACGGGTAGCCAAGATCCAAGACCGGGTTTTGATTGTGGACTTGGTAGGAGAAGCAAATGTGTCTAAAGACGCCAAAGCAAAAGATggcgacaacaacaacaacacaaccacAAAAGGTAAATCACTGGGCTTGTAGAAATGTACTGTCCATAGCTGACAAGAAAAATCTGAACTCAGTGATTGTCCCGTTCTTCTCTCtcacagctccagctcctcccaATAACACCTTGTTTGTGAGCAACTTGTCTTAcaatgtgaaagagaaaaaactgaagaaCGTCTTTCAGAAAGCTGTTCGTATCAACGTGCCTCAAAGCAAAGGCAAACCAAGAGGGTGAGCACATGAACGCTGGCCTCCTCTTTGTTTCCACTGAAGAAAGCTGTTGAATATTGTCAAGAATCGCATGTAATCCTCTGCAGGTACGCATTTGTCGAGTTTGCGTCTGTGGCGGATGCTGAAAAAGCCTTGAAGTCGACCCAAAAGATGAAGATCTGCAAAAGGGAAGTCAGAGTAGAATTCTTTGAAATGCGCGAGAAGGCGAAAGGTATGTGGGATGGTTCACGTCATGTAATTCAAGTCTCTGTTTGAGTCATGGTGTGTAATGAAGACGGTAATacagcagttgttttttttccctctttagTCGAGTCAAAAACACTGATCGTGACGGGCCTCGCTGAGAAGACGACCGCAGAAACTCTGAAAAGTGCTTTTGAAGGGGCGCTCAGTGCAAGAGTGCCTGTAGATAAAGAGACAGGAGTTTCCAAACGGTGGGTAGCATGAAGCGATCTGTTTATGTCTAATAATGgtcagtgttttttcagtttttctgctttACACTTATATTGTAAGCCTTGGGCTGATGATGATTTAGCTTGTGGGGGCAACGGCCAGTGCTAAAGTCTATACCACAAGCCAGTGCTTAGGGCTTCTGGTATAGACATGAGACACTTTCCGACAGCATTTTGGCTAAACTCTATGAACAGATATCTGCTATGAATGCAGGTAAACTACAAAAAGCTAAATCATCCTCCGACAGTAGTCGATGGGTTCAGAGATTGCATTTCAGCTGATGTGTTCTGCTTCTTTTGCTCTCCATGTGGACTGTTGTCAACGTCTTGCCCCTCACCGTCAGatcagacatacagacagacatctGTTCATAGAGATTAGCTTCACACTGACTTGTTTAATGTTGCATTCTTAGGTTTGGTTTTGTGGAGTTTGCGAGCGAAGAAAACTGCAGTGCTGTCAGGCAATTCATGGAGGACTGTGAGATAGACGGCAGCAAGGTGACTCTGGCTTATGCAAAGCCCAAAGGCAAGAAAGATCCTCCTAGGGCCAGAGGAGGTTTGGCGGGGCGTCCTGGCGGGCAGCCTGCAGGTCAGAGGGCTGGCAGAGGAGGGCgtaaagacagaggaggaagaggcagtgGAGGAGGTAACTAGTGTTGCTGAACCCAACTCTTCAGTTCAACTGCACAGACTGTTTTAGCATCTTTGAGctcgttttgtttttatggcccACGGCTTTACTGTGTTAATCTCActgctctctgcctcagctCTCAACTCAAGCTCGCTCTCAATGCTTCCTGACCACAACCAGCTGGCATACAGACACCGTTAGCAAGCAGCTAACAGCTTAAAGAGTCAAATACGTCCCTCAGGAGCTGGCGGAGACCAAAACGGAGCTGAGACAGAGAATACTGgatttaaattatttaagtgaacacgactccaaatgaatgctaatgttgctccacatctgctggatgtttcATAAGCAAGTGTTTGCTAATGCGTTAGCCACAACtctattaaatgaaaatgtgtctaTATTTGCATCTTGTTGCGCTGCCCACAAGTAGCCTAAAGAAAATCACTCACTCCAGCTTTAATAAATTTGCTCCTTCATCTTTAGCAGCTTGATTTAATAAATCTGTTTCAGCATCCTGGCATACGTTTGTGATTTTCAGCTGTTGATATTGTGCTGAAATCCATCCAGTGTTTGATTCAGGGAGGCGGTCACCAGAGGGCtggtttcatgtgtttgtggctgttaCTGTTCACTGTCTTCTTCCATTTTTGACTGGTTTTAATGGTttttgaggtaaaaaaaaaactttttcttgCAGGTAGAGGACGTGGAGCTGACaagctgcaggctgctgttaAAGAAGCGGGAAATAAAGGCTGACTTTCTTGAGAAAAGTTAttgtggagattttttttttaacctgagaTGAAAATCTGAAAGCATATATGATCCCAGACTCCTCTGAGTTTGGTTTAATGTACAGACTGCAAGGATGTGAAAGGTTGTCTTGTTGGACGTGTGACCCCTTGTAGTTTCAGCTGTTCAGATTTTGTACTTTAAACCTTAATCCTGTAACTATTATGGATGAACACTGACTTGTTTTCACACTATGAAGCTCTGTTGTGTGAAAAGATTAAGATTTCACCTGTGTGAAATTTTCTAATGGGaagataaatatattttaaaaccaaagcagctgtgtttgtgagtttACTTGGAACATCTGTGATGAAGACCCGAAAGGTTATCCCAGCACTTGCCGAAAACTCCGCCAAGTGCCTGACTTATTCGTGCTCTGCCACTGACCTGAAATAACACCGGTCCTGCATCGTGCAGCCGGTGATTAAACGTTGCACCGCGGTGAAGAGGAGACGCTCCTGCAGGTTCACGGCTCCCTGCGCACGTCGCTGCAGCTCTCTGAGCCGTTGCAACTTAAAGCAATTCAGCCCAAACACGGGTGTCCTCTAATGACCTCACATCCTGTTTTCCCACTTCCTTCTGAATGGACCGGTTTGGGACGGTCCCGTCAGCGCGCAGCGTGGGTCTGTGCGGCGTTGGCGCGTGTGTCGAGGCGCAGAGAGCCGCCGTGTCGCGAGGCTGCGGAGGACAACCGAGCAAACTTTCCAACCGAGTTTAACGGTTCGCTCACCTGACCGAGATGTACTGACGGAGAAGACGAGGGCCGTCGGTAAGTCGCTCAAacgcgtgagtgtgtgtgtgtgtgtgtgtgcgcttatTTCATCGGTGTTTACAGCTGAGCTTCATCTCAGCTCGACAGCAGCCGTCGAAACGATTCTGTGACTTTAAAACAGGAGACAGAAAGTGCGACTGAAAGGCTCCTCAGTCACTGTTTGCTGCTAAGTGATCCAGTGTTTCAGCAGTGTGGAAATCCTCTGTTTTCCACCCAGATCGCTTTAACTTCAGGTTGTGTGCACACTAGAGCAATAACCTGGTTAATAATTCAGTGTTATACAAAGTATCACCATGTTggactttgttttattgttttataacTTTGAGTTGTGTTTGGTTAATTTGGATTTGTTGACACACCAGTCCTGTGTTAATATGAAATCTCCACCAATCTAATTTCAGTACAACAAACCCCTCACGTCTCGCTCCCTGAAGTCAGTGTTGAAGTCAGTGGAGGCACCTTTTGCATCAGCCCTGACTTCAGTCCACGTGGATAAACTTGCACATCTGGAATCTGTAACTCCCCAAATCTTCTAAGCAAAATTTATATAGAAAGTTCTGTCAAGGTGCAAAGGGCCTGAAGAGAACATCTGAATTCCTGCCACAAATCCAGATTGGATTGAAATCTGGGCTCTTGGCTCCTGGATGACTTCAGCGTAGCTGTTGTGAAGCCAGTCCTGTGTAGCTTTAAGTTTTATGTTTGGCttctttgtcttgctggaaaaacaaatcTTATCCCAAGTCCTGGCTCGCCAGCAGACTGCAGCGGGGGTTCAAACAGGATTTCTCTTATTTGACTGTGTCACCTCCTCAAACCTTGCAGGACCAGCTGCAGAGAGGGGTCCCCACGGCATGGTGCTGCCACCACCGGCCTTCACGATGGGGATGGCTGCTCACGCTGATATGAGGTGTTATGTAGTTTTTTACGATGAAGGATAAAAGTGCAGCTTTTGTCTCGTGAGGCCATAGAAGCTCCTCACACTTTAGATCTGTCTTAGATTTGGTGAGTACTTATACTTGTGTCTCACCTGATCCGAGTCGTTGTGTTTTCCCTTTAAAGAAAGCACACGTTTCCTGTGGATGAAGTGTGAAGTGACGGTGCTATACAGGTCAGACAGGCTGTGAGTCAAACATTACTGTAGGTGTAACTGTTATTGAACACAAAGTGTGTGCACGGTGCAAAGGTTTCCATGCATTACAGCCTTTCCTGTACTGGATCAATGCTTAACACCACAACACCGCATCACACTTACCGTCACATTCATTGCAACACATTGCACGGCTTCGCGTCAGTAAAGTCGTTGATAGGTGAGTGTGTTGTGCGGCCCAGGTCGGACATGTGAACGCATCGTTTGATACTGCACGTTTAGAGGGATCACAGTTATTCCAAGTAGATAAATCAGCTGCAGGCCAGCCTTAATGAGGCAGAACAGCAGCGCCATCTCCACGTCAGCCAAAGTTCCAGGAAACCATGAGTCGTCGGGAACAACGAGGGAAATCCTCGCTGTCTTCTTAAATGGCTTTGAGCCCAGTGTCTTTTCATGTGGTTTTCGGGCGCTGCGGTTCAGTCAGGTTGTTACTTACAAGAgagatgtttctgtgtttgatgctATACAAACACACCCCTCTTCTGCTGTTCGTCCCCGCTGATGAATAAAACAAGTCAGTCGCTGACTTTCTTCGCCTGTTCGGGCGGTTTTTGCTCCAGACGTCATAAATGTGAATCCTTTCCCGTCGCTGACCGAGACTGAAGTTGCAACATCGCTGCTGACCAGACAGAGTCGGCTTTTATGATAAGAAAGCTTCTGCAACTGAAGCGTCTGTTGGAGATTTGGTAATAAAGTGATCTCGCTTTGCCTTTGCAGTTGTTGCACTCCTGACAGAATGAATACAAAAGAGGTGAAGATCATTAACCAGGGCCTGGAGGATGAGATGGTAAATATCACTTCCCATCTACAAGCTGTGTTCTCTGTATAACTGTCTTTTCTGTTGAACAAGGAATCATCAAGTGGTAACTTTTCGCGCTGTAAAGCTGGAGACAAACGCGGATAATAGCAGCTGGAGCAGTGTGTTCATCTGTGCGTTAACATGAGCGTCTGCCCGAGCAGGAGGTGTGGGGCTACCAGCCCTGTCTGTGGAAGATGATCCTGGTGGGCGTCGGTGCTGTGTGCACCGGgggcctcctgctgctgctgctctactGGCTGCCTGAGTGGGGCGTCAAGggcacctgcacacacacctcgcTGAGGGACGcgcacacactgctgctgaggTCCACGGTAGGCAACCTCCAGCTAAAACGAGCAGACAAGTGTAAATAatgtttcctgttcctgtgtgaGTCTATTTCTTCTTTCGCAGAATTCGGATTTCActcttgtgctgctgctgctcacaaaTCATCCTTACACTCGTTATATTCTTTGGCACGCGTACCGTATTACGCTGCAAATGATAAATTCAGTCTCTCGGCCAAGGAAAAATGTAATTCTCCACATTGTTATAACAGGATGAGTTCAAGCAGTGGTTTCGAGCCAAAGTACAGGTGATGTCGGCTCCTGGGAGGAAACCCTTCGACAGCTTGGATCTGCCGCCCACGGCTCAGCTGCCGAATGGAGACGGAGACCTCAGCATCGGCGCTGTGCACGAGGAGCGTCGTGGGAAATTTGCCCACGGACAGCCTGCTCAGGTACCTCAAACCAAAGCTAACCCCGGAGTCATATTCGAAAAGACATGCATTTAAGTTGAGAGTCCAGATCAGCGATCAGTGATTTCTGACCACCTCCTCCAACTCTGCTTCCTCCCTCTTAGATCTACTACTTCACCCACCACGACACTACATACTACTGGAATGACCTGATGCAGAACTTTGAATTTTATAAGTAAGAGTACCACTGAAAAGCAGTGCAGTTAATggtcttgtgttttttcagatttctttgCTAAATAAGCTAAATTAATGGAGTAGCTGCTACAGTTACGCATCATAAGCACGTGTCTCTTGCTCTGCACGACCACAGTAGAAATGAATGCGTGTGACTTTTCTAGAGGCCTGGAGGATTTGAAGTTGAGCTGTGCAAGCATCCACTCTGACCACAGCTGTGGCCTGtctaaaacactgcaggaatacaggtacacacacacacacacacacacatttcatgtctctctgcaggaagcTCGACTTCCTCACCGCCATCACAGCCATGTGATCATGTTAAAGTggcaattcttttttttttctgtcagggCGCTGTTTTTCGGGGAGAATATGATTGCTGTAGAGGTGCCCTCTCTATTCAAGCTCCTCATAAAGGAAGTGAGTTCAGAGCTCTTTGCGCAATATCACCTCTGACACCTCCTCTTTCTGCATGTACCAACAATAATATCATCTTTCTCCTCCCCGGCCAGGTCCTGAATCCTTTCTACATCTTCCAGCTCTTCAGCGTTATTCTCTGGAGTGCTGAGGACTACTACTACTATGCTACAGCCATAGTTATCATGTCTGTCATTTCAATAGCTACCTCACTGTATACCATTAAAAAGGTGAGACACGAAGAACTCACATGAGAAACAGTTTTGAAGGAAAGGCCCTAAATAATCCTCTATCATggtattttttgtttatatgtttttcCACTCTGTGATACAGTGACTCTCTTCTTCCAGCAATACGTGATGCTGCATGACATGGTGGCAGCACACAGCGTGCTCCGCGTCACCGTGTGCAGAGGAAATAAAGGCAAGTTTGACTTTGTGGAGACGAAGCAGAGCTACACACATTAGTCTGTCATCCTCATCCTCGCCTGCAGGGAGGGAGTTTACGCACGATGCCATCTTCACGCTCTTCTTTCTTTATGTCGCTCCTAGACGTCGAACAGGCCATGTCGACGGAGCTCGTGCCCGGTGACGTCATAGTCATTCCGGCCAACGGGATGATCATGCCCTGCGACGCCGTGCTCATCCACGGAACCTGCATCGTTAACGAGAGCATGCTGACAGGTCATATTTCCAtgtggaaaatgaaagtgaatgaaacacatttattcatcATGCTGGATTCACGAGGAGGTGGTCGGGTGGGATGGTGTGCATACAGAGTGCAGAATCCAGAGTTCACATCCAGCCTCCTGACTGTTAGGTTCAGTCAACAAAAGCACTTTAGTTATGGTTTGGGAAAAATTTAGTTTTTTGCAATTCCCCATTATGTTAATACAAAACGTAATATGGGAGACATGACGTTTCCCTCAAAACAAAATTTGCTGTTGCTAGTtagctgtgtgtaaatgtaacTTCTGGGAGACGCGGCTGCAGCAGTTTCAACACCACAGCAGAAAGGTCAGCACAGACTGTACCGCCCCGAGCTTCGAGAGCCACTGGTTTATTGACTAATGTATAAAAGCAAACCCTAACGACACGTCTGTGATATCTGCTGCCTGTGCCTTCTGACATTTTTGGCAGAGAACATGGATAAGCTACGCAAGGAAGGTAATACATGATTTTGTGAGCAGGCACAGATGCCAGGAGGTAAAGGATAGAGGATGCCTGTCTGCAACACAAACCCTGACATTCCCTAAATGACTGGACAAAGGAACAagtgtttcagttcagtctgcTGTCATCAGGCTGCTAGTTTATTGTATTTGGGGGCCAAACATCACAGCAGTCAagtagaaatgtaaaaacacaataGAATTGTGAAGTAATCGAGCACTGGTGCTGTAGGTTTGAGAGCTGAGCTGACCTGCAGACGTCTAAACATTACTGCTAAGAATTACATTTCAATTGGAATATAATGTTTGCATTAGTCATACAGTGCatcacaatgaaatgaaatttaaacTGTAATTTTCCAGGCAGAACAGCGGGGGCCACCGCTCACACCCTGACCTCGGCCCCAGAGGGTCTGGACCCCAGACCTCAAGTCCTAGAAATGCCCCTGACTCCTTACACTCGCTTTCCTTTTCACTTAGCAGCTTTTTTAAGAGCTTTTAGCTTCGATGATTTCTCAGGTTTTAGCTAAATGTGGGAAGAGCTAATAAATGAACCCTGAGCTCATgcttatttgatttatttttcacacagtcaTCCGTCATCATGACAAAACTGATTTACCATTACTCTGCACAGATTTATGCTGCCATTGTCCTGTTGATTTATGCCAATCACTGGTATCACAGCTTAGTGCTTCCACTTCTACTAAAACTAATATCTCTCATGAATGCTCATCCAACACAGTGAACTTTGTTATCAGATATTTACCTCATTGTGCAATCCAACTGTGAGCATCCGTATAGAACATAGTGGTAATATGAGCAGAGTGTCCCACAGCATTTTGCAGTCAAAGAAGTCGAGTTGAATTCATTTCAAGGCTTTATGTAAATATTTATATCCACAGCAACGTATCTCTTCTGCTACATTTTGCAATATTTTGGctttttaattcttttaattAGACTTTTGCAGCTCTTGTTCGGTCCTGAGTCGTGTTTGTTCAATGCATGTCTGTTAATTGTCCCTCCACAGGAGAGAGCGTGCCAGTTACCAAGACCGGTCTGCCCAGTTCAGGCGAGGAGGCAGCCAGGCGCTACGACATGGAGGAGCACAAGAGGTACACCCTGTTCTGTGGTACCAACGTCATCCAGACCCGCTTCTACACCGGTGAACTGGTGAAGGCAGTTGTGGTCAGAACAGgtgagatggagaaaaacaggGTGGGGATAACAGCTTGCTATACGTATGGACTGATCTCCCTCAGGGGTTGTGAATATATATTCAGCTCCTACAAATGTCATCACCTCTGTGTTCCCACAGGCTTCAGCACAGAGAAAGGCCAACTCGTGCGCTCCATCCTCTACCCTAAACCCACAGACTTCAAGCTGTACCGCGACGCTTACCTGTTCTTGTTGTGTCTGGTGGGGGTGGCGGGGATCGGCTTCGTCTACACCATCGTCCTCAGCATCATGAACAAGGTCTCACAGCACATCTTGCAGAGGAGAAGCAACCTTTTCCTCTAAGAAACGAGAGCAGAAGCTTAGATTTGAATGTTTCCTGCTTCTGTCTTCCAATAGAAATCCTTCTTTAAGAGGGTGcccctgtttttcttcttgatCTCATCCAGGTTCCAGCTAAAACCATCATCATCGAATCCCTGgacatcatcaccatcaccgtTCCCCCGGCCTTACCGGCGGCCATGACAGCTGGCATCGTGTTTGCGCAGCGGCGCCTGAAGCGGATCGGCATCTTTTGCATCAGTCCTCAGAGGATCAACATGTGCGGTCAGCTTAACCTGGTTTGCTTTGACAAGGTAGTTTAAACACAGCTGCCAGCTCCTGcagtgtgattttgtttttttttgtttggaattcaggaaatgttgttttaaaaagctgaatttcAGGCTCTGCGTTCAACAAACGTTTCAAGATCGTTGAAGTTTTCAGAATGCATGAAAATTACTAATCAAGCGTCCGTGCAAAGAGCGATTAGgtgatatttttttaaattttctaGACCACATGATTAACTGAGGAAACAAGCAGGTGAATCGATGCTGAAAATAATACTTTGTTGCAGCAAATCAGGTTTGTGATCACACAGATGGTTCAAATCAGTGTCACGCCTGCCTGAAAGAGTCTTTTAACTTTTCTTTGCACAGTGGACACACTGTGGAGGATTATGTGGCCAGATGTTGAAGCTCACAGTTATCTTAATTCATGCGTGATATTTCTACACGTCACAaagcgtgtgtgcatgctgttGCATGAACAGCTCAGCTCTCACTGGTGTA includes:
- the LOC121615370 gene encoding nucleolin-like isoform X2 → MKCEEENQEDQDSHMDADIEVKGSKSTVTVSWDKKNEEGEMDDSDKRTNASGQMTESGADAVTSTDDAPRENPETNMKQEMQEPEESQMDASAGGNESTPTVTVTWEKKNEEGERDDVKKKSKGVNRKRKDRSTVETSPPKKTKLINDGFCLFVGNLNNAKTFEEVKDSLATYFMTQSLLVQDIRLDRSKKHAHVDLASEMDLTKALTLNGETVLDKPMKIDKAKVKSEDTLKVKASAEDKKATRDGRCLFLKNVPYSATKKDIMKIFRKAVAVRFPGGSESPNTGIAFVEFKNKTIAKKVQQKKRVAKIQDRVLIVDLVGEANVSKDAKAKDGDNNNNTTTKAPAPPNNTLFVSNLSYNVKEKKLKNVFQKAVRINVPQSKGKPRGYAFVEFASVADAEKALKSTQKMKICKREVRVEFFEMREKAKVESKTLIVTGLAEKTTAETLKSAFEGALSARVPVDKETGVSKRFGFVEFASEENCSAVRQFMEDCEIDGSKVTLAYAKPKGKKDPPRARGGLAGRPGGQPAGQRAGRGGRKDRGGRGSGGGRGRGADKLQAAVKEAGNKG
- the LOC121615370 gene encoding nucleolin-like isoform X1; translation: MAKTDATRRRKRQSKVVTSEPVEEEDNVNAEGWTETSSEQIVGKGEESTESTAMKCEEENQEDQDSHMDADIEVKGSKSTVTVSWDKKNEEGEMDDSDKRTNASGQMTESGADAVTSTDDAPRENPETNMKQEMQEPEESQMDASAGGNESTPTVTVTWEKKNEEGERDDVKKKSKGVNRKRKDRSTVETSPPKKTKLINDGFCLFVGNLNNAKTFEEVKDSLATYFMTQSLLVQDIRLDRSKKHAHVDLASEMDLTKALTLNGETVLDKPMKIDKAKVKSEDTLKVKASAEDKKATRDGRCLFLKNVPYSATKKDIMKIFRKAVAVRFPGGSESPNTGIAFVEFKNKTIAKKVQQKKRVAKIQDRVLIVDLVGEANVSKDAKAKDGDNNNNTTTKAPAPPNNTLFVSNLSYNVKEKKLKNVFQKAVRINVPQSKGKPRGYAFVEFASVADAEKALKSTQKMKICKREVRVEFFEMREKAKVESKTLIVTGLAEKTTAETLKSAFEGALSARVPVDKETGVSKRFGFVEFASEENCSAVRQFMEDCEIDGSKVTLAYAKPKGKKDPPRARGGLAGRPGGQPAGQRAGRGGRKDRGGRGSGGGRGRGADKLQAAVKEAGNKG